AACACCTTCGCCATGCATGGAGGCATGCGCGCCAAGGCCAACGCACGGAACGTTGTGACGACGACACATCCCGGCCCTTTTATGCGCGAATCATCGCTCGCGGGTTGCCGCAAGGGCTCCGCATCGCGAGGCAATCGCTTACACTGAACCCGCTTTGCGCAGCCCGGCGAGCCCTTTCGCCGCCGCGCCTTTTCCGCCGCCGTAACGTCCGCCGCCGGCGCGCCTCGCGCCCGGCTCGTGCGAGACCCGTGCGGCCCTTCAGCAACCGGCAACAGAACGGACTGGACACTCCATCGATGAAGACTCCCGCGGACCGAACCACCGATCTCGATCTCAACCTCGACGCAGCCCGCCTGCGCGCGGACAACCTCGGCCACCACGCGCTCGACGAATTTGCCGCCGGCCGCATCACGCGCCGCGAACTGCTGCGCTACGCGAGCGTGATCGGTTTGTCGCTGGTGGGCGGCGGCGTGCTGAACGCGCCGCGTGCGCGGGCTCAGGGCAACGCGGCGGCGTCGAACCAGACGATTCGCGTCGCGCATCTGACGCCGGCCGGCGCGGTCGATCCGCTCACCGTCACGGACGCCGCGAGTCTCGCGCTGCTGAATCAGACCGGCGAATTCCTGATCGACGACGACGGCGAAAAACTCGTGCTGAAGCCGGCGCTCGCGCTGTCGTGGAAGCCGAACGACAAGGGCGACGTGTGGACCTTCAAGCTGCGCCCGAACGTCAAGTTCCACGACGGCCAGGTATTCGGCGCGAAGGACGTGGTCGCCACCTTCGACCGTCTCGCCGATCCGGCGAGCGGCTCGGCGGCGCTATCGGTGCTGAAGGGCGTGCTGTCGAAAGGCGGCGCGAAAGTCGTCGACGAACACACGGTGGCTTTCCACCTCGACGCACCGAACGGCAACTTCCCGTACTACGTTTCCTCGGACAATTACAACGCCGTGATCCTGCCCGCGAACTACGCGGGCGGCTATGAAAAGACCTTCATCGGCACGGGTCCGTTCAAGCTCGAAAAGTATCAACCGAAGGTCGGCGCATCGTTCGTGCGCAATCCCGACTACTGGGGCGACAAAGCGTTACCGCAACGGGTACAGTTTTCCTTCTACGCTGACGAACAGGCGCAATTGCTCGCGCTGCAGGGTCATCAGGCAGACGTGATGGGCACCTTCACCGTGCAGGGCGGCGCCAGCATCCTGAACAATCCGGACTACAAGGCGGTCGGCGTGAAGTCGAGCGCGCACCGGCAGATTCACATGCGCAACGACAGCCCGCTGTTCAAGGACAAGCGCGTGCGCCAGGCGCTCGCGTTGTCGCTCGATCGCGACGTGCTGGTGCGCGGACTCTTCAAGGGCCGCGCGCAACTCGGCAACGACAGTCCGTTCGCGCCGGTGTTTCCTTCGTCCGACGCCGGCGTCGCGCAACGCCGGATCGATGTCGCCAGGGCAAAACAACTGCTCGCGCAGGCCGGCGTGCCGAACGGTTTCGACGTCACGCTGACCACCGAAAAGTACATGGAGATCCCCGACCTCGCGGTCGTCGTGCAGAACGCGGCGAAGGCGATCGGCGTGCGCATCAATCTGAAGGTGGAGAGCCAGTCGCTGTACTACGGCGCCGGCACGCCGGGTAAATCGGACTGGCTCGACTCGCCGCTCGGCATCACCGACTACGGTCATCGCGGCGTGCCGAACGTGTTCCTGAATGCACCGCTCACCAGCAACGGCACATGGAACGCCGCGCACTTCAAGAACCCGCAATACGATCAACTGGTCGCGCAGTTCGTCGCCGCGGTCGATCTCGGCTCGCAGAAAAAAATCGCCGGGCAGATCCAGACGCTGCTGCTCGACGAAACGCCCGTCATCATTCCGTTCTTCTACGATCAGCTGATCGCGATGCGCAAGGGCGTGAACGGCGTGCGCTTCACCGCGCTCGCGCAACTCTATTTCGACCGTGCGGTGCTGAGCGCCTGAGCGCGGCGCGTTTGCGGCAGGAGCACACGATGTCGACCATGGCGCCCCCTTCCGTCCCGTCCGTCTCCAGCGGCAATGCCGCGCGCGTCGCGCGGTTTCTGGCGACGCGCGTAGGCCTCTCGCTGATCACGCTGTGGCTGTTGTCGGTGATCGTGTTCGCGGGTGGCCAGCTGTTGCCCGGCGACATCGGCCGCGCGGTGCTCGGGCCGCTCGCCGATGCGCGCGCGGTCGCCGCGCTCAATCATCAGCTCGGCGCGGACCGGCCGTTGATGACGCAATACGTCGAATGGATCGCGCATTTCGTGCGCGGCGACATGGGACTGTCGTATGCGTACCGCGAGCCGGTCGGACCGTTTATCGCCGACGCGCTCGCGCATTCGGCCAAACTCGGTCTGCTCGCGTTCATCGTGGTCGTGCCGCTCGGCATCGCGGGCGGCGTGTGGTCGGCCATGCATGCGGGGCGCTGGCTCGATCGCACGATCAGCATTGCCGGTTTGTCGGCCACCGTGGTGCCGGAGTTCGTATCGTCGATCGTGCTGATTCTGGTGTTCGGCGTGTGGCTGCGCTGGCTGCCGATCGAGGCCTCGTATCCGCCCGATGCGGGCCCGCTCGAACAGTTGCGCCATCTGATTCTGCCGGTGCTGCCGCTGGTGCTGGTGTTCTTCGGCTACATCGCACGGATGGCGCGGGCGGGCACCGTGGAAGCGCTCGATGCCGACTACACGCGCACCGCGATCCTCAAGGGGCTGCCGCGCCGCGTGGTGATCTGGCGGCACGTGCTGCGCAATGCGCTGCTGCCCACCATCACGGTGGCTGCGACGCAACTCGGCTACATGATCGGCGGTCTCGTGGTGGTCGAGACGCTGTTCCACTATCAGGGGATCGGTTCGTTGATCTACAACGCCGCGAAGGCCAAGGATTTCCCGATGCTCGAGGCCGGCGTGCTGACGATCGGCGTGGTGTACACGGTGGCGAATCTCGTCGCCGATGCGCTGCACGTGCTGCTCAATCCGCGTTTGCGGGTAAGGAGCGCCGAATGAGCGACGTCGTGCCGCCCAGCCCAGGCGCGCCGGCGCCCGCGCCTTCCGCGCCGCCGTCGCCGTCGCCCTCGCCACGTCCGAACGCCGAGCCGCGCTTCGATCAGTTGCGCGTGCTGCTGCGCTCGCCGACCTTCGTCGTCGGTGTCGCGATCGTCGCGTGGTGGATCGTCTGCGCGCTCGCCGGACAGTGGATCGTGCGCATCGATCCGTACGCGTCCGACCCGCTCAACTCGCTGATGCCGCCCGATAGCACGCACTGGTTCGGCACCGATCAGCTCGGCCGCGATGTGTTCTCGCGCGTGATCGTCGGCGCGCGCGACATTCTTACCATTGCGCCGCTCGCCACGCTACTCGGCACCGTGGCGGGTACGGCGCTGGGGCTGATCGTCGGTTACTTCGAAGGCTGGGTCGACAACGTGGTGGGCCGCGCGATCGACGCCGTGCTCGCGTTGCCGCTCGTGATCGTCGCATTGCTCGCGCTCGCCGCGGTCGGCGCATCGAACTTCACGGTGATCCTCGTGATCGGCATCACCTTCACGCCGATCACCGCGCGCACCGTGCGCGCCGCCGTGTTCGCCGAACGTCATCTCGACTACGTGGCCGCCGCGCAACTGCGCGGCGAACGCGCGCCGTACATCATGTTCGTGGAAATCCTGCCGAACGTGCTGCCGCCGATCATCGTCGAGGCGACCGTGCGGCTCGGCTACGCGATCTTCGCGGTGGCCACGCTGTCGTTTCTCGGCTTCGGCATTCAACCGCCGTCGGCTGACTGGGGGCTCGCGCTGTCCGAGTCGTACACGCTGATGGCGGGCGGCGCGTGGTGGACCGTGGTGTTCGCGGCGGGCGCGATCGCGTCGCTGGTGGTCGGCGTGAACCTGATCGCCGACAGCGTACAAGGCGTACTCGACCGATGAACGGACCGCCGCCTTCCTCATTCCCCGCCTTCGACGTGTCGAAGAGCGATCGCACCGACGCGTTGACCGTCGTCGGTCTCACGGTCACGTACCGGATGCGCGGGCGCGACCGCGAAGTGCTGCAGGACGTGTCGTTCCGCGTGCGGCGCGGCGAAGCGTATGGACTCGTCGGCGAATCGGGCTGCGGCAAGTCGACCGTCGCGATGGCCGCGCTGCGTTATCTGCCGCGTAACGGCAAGGTGAAGGCCGGCAAGATCGTCATCGCCGGCGAGGACGTGCAGAAGCTCGACGCCGATGCGCTGCGCAATCTGCGAGCCAATGCGATCTCGATGGTCTATCAGGACCCGGGGCGCGCGTTGAATCCGTCGCTGACGATCGCGCGTCAGGTCTCCGAAGCGTTCGAAGCCGCCGGCGCGACACGCGGCGAAGCGTTGCAACGCACGCGCGAGATGCTGCAACGCGTGCGCATCGCGGCGCCGGATCGCGTGATGGAGAGCTATCCGCACCAACTGTCGGGCGGGATGCAGCAGCGCGTGGTGATCGCGATGGCGCTGGCATCGAACCCCGCGCTGCTGATTCTCGACGAACCGACCACCGGGCTCGATGCGACCGTCGAAGCCGAAGTGCTCGATCTCGTCGCACAGTTGCGCGAGGAATTCGGCACCGCCGTGCTGTTCATCAGCCACAACCTCGCGGTGATCGGGCGGATGTGCGAGCGCGTCGGCGTGCTGTACGCGGGCAAGCTGGTCGAGGAAGGCGCGACCCAGGATGTGTTCTCGCGGCCGCGTCATCCGTACACCGTGGGGCTGCTGCGCTGTCTGCCGACCGAGGGGCGCAGCAAGGACAGCGAGCGGCTCGATACGATCGCCGGCAGTCTGCCGTTGCCGGGCTCGGTCACGCAGGGCTGCATCTACGCGGAACGTTGCCGTCTCGCCGACGATCGTTGCCGCCGCGAAGCGCCGCCGCCGTATCGGGTGAATGCGGCGCATGGCGATCAGATGTCGCGGTGTCATTATCACGAGCGGGCGCTGGAGTTGCCGCGCGTGGGGGCGGATGGGGCGGTGCTGGAGCGGTGGGAGGCGATGCGTGGTGCTGGTGCTGGTGCTGGTGCTGGTGCTGGTGCTGGTGCTGGTGCTGGTGCTGGTGCTGGTGCTGGTGCTGGTGCTGGTGCTGGTGCTGGTGCTGATAATGCTGAGGTTACCGGTGCCACTGCCAGCGCCGCAACTGGAACTCGTAGCGACAAGGACCGCCCACGCCCGCTCGTCCTTCGCGCCGCCAATCTCTCGAAGACTTTCCACGTAAGCGGCGCGCCGCTGCGCGCGGTCGACAACGTGTCGATCGATCTCGCGCGCGGCGAAACGCTCGGCCTCGTCGGCGAATCGGGCAGCGGCAAGACGACGCTCGCCAAGCTGATGCTCGGCCTGCTCACGCCCGATGCCGGCAGCGTGCTCGAACTCGACGGCGCACCACTCGCCGCGCGCGTCACGCGACGCAACGACGAGCAGGTGAAGTCGTTGCAGATCGTGTTCCAGAACCCGGACTCGGCGCTCAATCGCGCGCATTCGGTCAAGCGTTTGATCGGCCGCGCGCTGTCGCGGCTCACCGCGCTGCGCGGCCCCGCGATCGACGAACGCCTCGCCTCCCTCACCGCCGACGTGCGTCTTCCGGCCCGCTACCTCGGCTCGCGCACGCGGCAACTGTCCGGCGGACTCAAGCAGCGCGTGGCGATCGCTCGCGCGTTTGCCGGCGAACCGCGCGTGGTGGTGTGCGACGAGCCGACCTCCGCGCTCGACGTCTCCGTGCAGGCCGCGATTCTCAATCTGCTCGCCGACCTGCAACGCGAACGCGACGTGAGCTACGTTTTCATCTCGCACGATCTGCACGTGGTGCGTTATCTGTCGGATCGCATCGCGGTGTTGTACCTCGGACGATTACTGGAGATCGGGCCGGCCAGGGCGGTGTTCGACGGTCCGCACCATCCTTATACCGAGGCGCTGCTGTCGTCGGTGCCGACGCTCGATGCGCACGGCGAGGCCCTGGACGATGCCGATGCCGCAGGCGACGCACGCCCCCGTATCCGCATCCGCCTGTCTGGTGATCTGCCAAGCGCGGCCTCGCCGCCGTCCGGCTGCGTGTTTCATACGCGCTGCCCGCGCAAGCTCGGCGCGATCTGCGAGCAGCAGGAGCCGCCGTTCGCCGATGCCGATGCCGATGCCGATGCCGATGCCGATGCGAATGTGAATGGCGGCGGCGCCGCTTATCCGAACGCCCAGGCCAGCGACATCGGCGCCGCCGCGCATCGAATCCGCTGCCATATCCCCATCGACGAATTGCGCGCGCTGCAAACCGCCGCACGCGGCAAACCATCCTCCCCGCCTCCCGGCGACCGCTTGAACGACGCACCGGATAACGCCGAATAACGCCGAATCGCGCCAGACGCCGGATAAAACCCGGCACGACGACCGATACGGCGACATCGCCGCATCGGTCCAATCGACCCGATTCCCGCGTTTGCGGCCCGCGCGTTTCATCGCCGAAACGTTTTCCCCTGTTTTTTCGGCACCGGCATCGCACATGCCTGTTCGAGGCCCGTCGCCGCAAGGCTTTGCGGCCAGTGGCATGGATATCGCTAAATAGTGGCCAGACATCGCGGACGAACGGTTCGACGACGCGGCGGCCCGGCAAGAGCGACGCATCGGCGGAGCGTGGTCAGTCACGTCCATGCGCGATCGAATGCGATGCCGTGCGGTGGCGGGCGGCGCTCGTGGGACACGCGCATCGAGCGTCGACCGTGAGGGTCCGCGTAAGGAGCGCATAGCCGTGACGATGAGCGATCGACCAGACTCGGCAAAAGGACTCGGGGAACGGTGAGGTCCGCGGACGAACGGACCCGCCGCTGCGGAATCGGCATGAGAGATGACGGCAGCGAGGCGCCGGCGTTCCCTCGGGAGAGAGGCGATGAACACCAGAAGACTCAATCGATATTACTTCGGGGTACTGCGCAGTGCGGCGATCGTCGCGGGCGTCACCGCGTTGGCGACGCAACTCGCTTACCCGGCATCGACGGATGTGATCCCCAAGTGGATCGTGCTCGCCGATGCTCCGCTGGCCGCCAGCGGCACGCATGGCACGCACGACGACGCCGCGCTGGCGCAGGCGGACACCGCGACGGTCGGCGGCGCGACCGCGGGCGGCATGCAAACGGGCGGCGTGGCCGCGGGCGAATCGGCGATGGGCGCCGAGCCAGGCGCCCCGAGCGCCGCCGACGATGCCGCCGCGGTCTTCCAGCCCCGCGGCTGCGATGGCGCGACGCTGTTCGGCTGCGGCCATCATGGCGGCGGCAGCGGCAGCAACGGCGCGTCGAGCGCGGGCGGCTCGGGCAATAGTGGAGCGGGTGCCGGAGCCGGTGCAGGTGCGGGCGCCGGTGCGGCTGGCGGCGGCGCAGCGGGCTCGGGAAGCGGTAGCGGGAGTTCCGGCAGCGGTGGAAAGGGAAATAGCGGTGGAAGTAGCGGTGGTGGAAGTAGCGGTGGTGGAAGCAGCGGTGGTGGAAGCAGCGGTGGTGGAAGCAGCGGCGGCGGAAGCAGCGGCGGCGGAAGCAGCGGCGGCGGAAGCAGCGGCGGCGGAAGCAGCGGCGGCGGAAGCAGCGGCGGCGGAAGCAGCGGCGGCGGAAGCAGCGGCGGCGGAAGCAGCGGTGGCGGAAGCAGCGGCGGCGGCAGCAGTGGAGGCAGCAGCGGTGGCGGCAGCAGCGGCAGCAGCGGGAGCGGCGGCTGTGGTTGCGGCGGTTCCAGCGGCGGCCCAAGCGGTGGCAAAGGCGGTGGCTTTGGTGGTGGGTTTGGCGGTGGCTTCGGTGGCGGTTTCGGCGGAGGCTTTGGCGGAGGCTTCGGCGGCGGTCACGGAGGCAAGGGCGGCAGCGGTAACGGTGGTGGCAACGGCGGAGGAAGCGGGCACTAGCAAGCGCCCGTTTCACGGGTAGGGGGCCCCCGCGCCCTACCCGCCGTCGACGACACGGCCGGCTATCGCCTGCTGTCCGCTGGCATCGGCGGTGGCGTCTCGATCCCCCGGTCGAGCGTCACCGCACGAGGCCGGTTCCCTCCTTCCGTTCGGTCGATCCGCCACGCCGTCGAGCCAGCCATTCTTTCGACGCAACGTCGAACTCCCCGCTTCACGATCCCGACCGTCGATCCCGGCCGTCGCAAGGAACCCGGAACCAAACCGGAACACGCGCCTCATATCAATTCAACGTTCGATATGAGGGCACCACAATATGCAAGGAAACGTCCCGTCCTCCGCGGCACGCGTGGCTACCGGTCTGCTTGTCACCGCCGCGCTGGGTTTCGCCTCGCTCGCTCATGCGCAGACTCCCGCACCCACGCAGGCCGCCGCGCCGCTGTCGCCGACGCTCTCGCAGGCCGCCCCGCCGGTCGATCCCACCTTCTCCGCCTATTCGCTCGCCCAGACCTGCAGGCAGAAGAGCGACAACGTCGCGCAAGGACAATGCGTCGGCGCGATTCGCGGCATCATTCACGGCTATCAGTACGGCGTGCTGTTCCTGAGTCAACGCAGCGCGTTGCCGGCCAACGAAACGCAACGCGTGTCGCTGTGTTTGCGCAACACGCCGGTGTCGTCGATCGTCGACGAGTTCGTGACGGATGCTTCGCAAGTCAACGACGAGTCGCTCAAGCACACGCCAGCCGAAGTCGCCGTACTCGGCTCGGTGCACATGCATCACAACTGCGATTAAAAACGGCGGCGTAGATAGATAGCGGCGGCGAGCGCCAGGGCCCGCAGTCGCCGTCGCGCTCACAGCATCTCAAGCGGACGCTTGCTGCGCGGCGGTTTGAAATAAGCGTCGAGCGCCGCGAGTTCGCCGTCGTCGAGCCGCAATTGCGACGCGCGATGATTTTCCTTCACGCGCTCGACGCGCCCCGTCTTCGGAATCGCGAACACGCCCGGCTCGCGCAATACCCACGCGAGCGCCACCTGAAACACGGAAAGGCCGCGCGCCTGGGCGATCTCGTCGAGCGGCGAGTGCCTGGGCAGACGCGCATGATCGACGGGGCTGTACGCCATCGCCGGCAGCTTGCGCGCCGCGAGCCATGGCAGCAGATCGAATTCCGGTCCGCGGCGCGCCACGTTGTAGAGAATCTGATTGGTCGCGCAGGCATCGCCGCCCGGTACCGCGAAGAGTTCTTCCATGTCCTCGGTGTCGAAATTGCTGACGCCCCAGTGACGGATCTTGCCCGCGCGGCGCAACGCCTCGAAGCCCTCGACGGTTTCCTCGAGCGGCACCGAGCCGCGCCAGTGCAGCAGGTACAGATCGAGCCGATCGGTCTTCAGGCGCTTCAGGCTCTGCTCGCAGGCCGCGATCACCCCGCGCCGTCCCGCGTTGTGCGGATACACCTTGCTGACCAGAAACACCTGATCGCGCAAACCGGCGAGCGCTTCGCCGAGCAGTTGTTCGGTCGCGCCGTCGCCGTACATTTCCGCCGTATCGATCAGCGTCATGCCGAGTTCGATCCCGCAGCGCAGCGCGGCGATTTCGGCGGCGCGCCGCGCGGGCGCTTCGCCCATCTCCCACGTGCCCTGCCCCAGTTTCGGAATGCGTTCGCCGTCCGGCAGGCTCACGCTTGCGATGTCGCTCGTCATGCTGACTCCTCGAAATGGCTCGATGGTAAGTAAGGCGTCGGGATGCGCGCCCCGCAAAAAATCATAGGCCGAGTTTAGCGGCTGAGCGGGCATCCGACCGGCCACCTGGCAAAAGCCCGCTATAACGCCGCGCGCCGATGTCATAGAATTGCCGCTTGTCCTTCTTGCGTGAGCCTTATGACTTCTGCCTCGGAAGACCGCTGGCGCGACCTGCGTCCGGACCCGGAAAACGATACGCCGCTGTATCTGCAACTTGCCCGCAAGCTCGGCGCCGCGATTCACGAGAATCGCTGGAACGCGGGCGAGGCGTTGCCTTCCGAGCGCGTGTTGTCCGAGGCGCTCGGCGTATCGCGGATCACGTCGCGCAAGGCAATCGCGTTGCTGGTCGAGCAGGGGTTGATCCGGCGCACGCAAGGCGCGGGCAGCTTCATCACGCCGCGCTACGAAGACCCGCTGTCGCGTCTGTCGAGCTTCAGCGAAATGCTGCGGCGGCGCGGCTTCACGCCGAGTTCGAAGTGGCTGTCGCGCGATATCCTGCCGGCCAATCGCGATGAGGTGATCCAATTGGGGTTGTCGCCGGCGGCGGCGGTCACGCGTCTGCGGCGTCTACGGCTCGCCGACGGCATCGTGATGGCGGTCGAGAATTCCACCTTCCCCGCCGCGGTCATTCCCGATCCGCAGGCGATCGGCGATTCGCTGTACACGTACCTCGAACAGCGCGGCTTGACGATCGTGCGCGCGTTGCAGCATTTCCGCGCGGTAAACGCCAGCGATGAAATCGCGCAGCAGATGAGCATCGCACCGAACGACGCGCTGCTGTTGATCACCCGCGTGGGCTACACCGCCGATCAACGGGCGATCGAATTGACGGACACGTATTGCCGCAACGACTACTACGACTTCGTTGCGGAGTTGCGGAAGTAGACGGGCCCGGTGTCACGCCGCCGGTGGAACGACGGGAGACAGGAGACGGGCGGCGAACGCCGGACGTTCGAACCGTGAAGCGCGGGCCGGGCACCACGACGCACCACGTACCCGCGCCGCATACTCGCTCAGCGCATCACCACCACTCGGCCGCATGCGCGCCCAGCCTTGCCGGCGGCAACGCGTAAGACGCCGGCGTCCCATCCAGTTGCTCAGCGGGCAATACGCCTGACACCCGGCCGAAATCGGAATCCACGCTCGCGAGGCAATCCCGAACCTCGTCGAGCGTGACGTCGGGCGCTTGCCAGCCATCGGGAATCTGGCCGAGCGACTGCAACCATCGTCCGGTTTGCGCAAGCGACAGCCGCACATGCCAGCTGCCGCCTTCGGTCGCGCGGCGCGCCAGCGCGACCATCGCCCCGAACGCGGCGAGATAGCCGGTCGCGTGGTCCAGCGCCTGACACGGCAGATGCTTCGGCGCCTTCCATCCCGCCGCCTGCCGCTCGCTCCACGCGATGCCGCTCGCCGACTGCACCAGGCTGTCGAAGCCGCGCCGCTGCGCCCACGGCCCTTCATGTCCATACGCGGAAACGGATACGTACACAATGCCGGGACGCAGCCGCGCCAGTTCCTCGGGACCGAAGCCGCGCGCCGCCAGCGCACCGGGACGATAAGCCTGCAGGAACACGTCGGCATGCGCGGCAAGATCGCGCAACGTGGCGCGCCCCGCTTCGTCGCGCAGATCGACCAGCGCCGAGCGCTTGCCGCGGCCGTTGTCGATCACCAGCGGCGGGATGTTCGGCAGATGCGGACCGTTGATCATCAGCACGTCGGCGCCGTGGTGCGCGAGCGCGCGTCCGGCCACCGGTCCCGCGATGATGCGCGACAGGTCCAGCACCCGCACGCCGTCCAGCGCGCGCGGCGCGCCGTGTTCCGTCGCGTGCGACGGCCTGGGCGGTTCGGATGGCGCGTCGCCGATGCGCTCGATCTCGAACAGCGGCAAGCCCGCGATCGCCTTCGCCTGGTCGAGCGCGGCCCATTCGCCGGGCGTGCGAATCAGCGCCGCGCACAACCCGGCGTCGGCGAGCGTCTGATCGAGCGTCGCGCCGTCCCATCGACGGATCGCCGCGGCCACCGCCTCGGGACTGTTTTCACAATCCAGCACCGTCAGCACGCCTTGCAGATGATGCGGAAAATTCGTGTGCAACTGGATCCAGCCGCCGTCGCGCGTTTCGTAGAAGCCCATCACCGGATCGCGCAGCGCGGGCGGCGGACCGTCGTCGATCCGCAGATACCGCTCGCTGCGAAACGAGGCCAGCGCGCGCCGCATCTCGACCGTCACCTGCTGCCGATGACCGCCGCGCAGCCGGTGATATTCCGCCGCCGCGAGCCCGGTCGCCGCGATGGTCGCCGACGCCAGGCTGCCGACCCGGAACACGGACGGCAAACCGGGATCGTCGCCGCTGAGCGACACGTTGTGCAGTGCGGTCGGGTCGCAGCCCGCCAGGGTCCAGATATGTTTGAGCGCGAGTTCGGATGTCATGGCCGTGGTGATCGGAGCGAATAGAGGTTCATCGGGCTTATCGGGTTCTTCGAGTGAGCCGAGTCTAGAATTCCGCCGCTCGCCGATCAATCTTGATTATGATAATCAACATATATTGATTTCTTCGGTTCCGATCGCTTTCCATGCCTACATCGAATTCCCTGACCGCACGCGAAGCCGCCGCCGCGCTCGGCATCACCCTGCCGACGCTGTATGCGTACGTCAGCCGCGGCATGCTCCAGTCCACGCCGGACGCGCAAGGCAAGCACCGTCTCTACGATGCCGCCGAAGTGCGGCGCCTCGCCAAACGCAAGGAAGACGGCAAGCGCGCGGGCAAGGTCGCGCAGAAGGTGCTGGACTGGGGCGTGCCGGTGCTCGAATCGTCGATCACGCTGGTATCCGACGGCCGCCTGCTATATCGCGGACGCGATGCGATGGAGCTGGCGGCCGAGGCGTCGCTGGAAGACGTCGCGGCGTTGCTGTGGGAATGCAGCGCGCGGCGCATCGCCCAGGCGCCGGCCGTCCCGGTCGCCGCCGCGCAGTGGGGCGCGTGGCTCAAGCTCTGGGCCGACAGCACGCCGCTCGACCGTGCACTGGTGCTGCTGCCGGCCGCCGCCGCGCAGATGCCGCGCGTGTGGGCGCTCGGCCGTGACGCGCAACTCGATACCGCCTGCGCGGTGATGCGGCTGCTGGCCGCCGCGATGATGTCGGCGGCGCCGTCGAACGAACCGCTGCATCGGCAACTGGCGGCCGCGTGGCAGGTGCGCAACCGTCAGCAGGCGGGGTTATTGCGCGCGGCGCTGGTGGCGTGCGCGGACCACGAGTTGAATGCGTCGACCTTCACGGTGCGCTGCATCACGTCGACGGGCACGCATCTGTTCGGCGCGGTGGCGGGCGGACTGGCCGCGCTGGCCGGACCGCGTCATGGCGGCGAAACCGTGCGGATCGCGGCGCTGCTCGACGAGGCATCGCGCGCGCCCGACCTCGACCGTTATCTGGCGAATCGCTTCGCCCGCCTCGAGCACGGCGCGCACGGACCGATGCTGTCGGGCTTCGGTCATCCGCTGTATCCGGACGGCGATCC
The sequence above is a segment of the Paraburkholderia sp. D15 genome. Coding sequences within it:
- a CDS encoding ABC transporter substrate-binding protein, which translates into the protein MKTPADRTTDLDLNLDAARLRADNLGHHALDEFAAGRITRRELLRYASVIGLSLVGGGVLNAPRARAQGNAAASNQTIRVAHLTPAGAVDPLTVTDAASLALLNQTGEFLIDDDGEKLVLKPALALSWKPNDKGDVWTFKLRPNVKFHDGQVFGAKDVVATFDRLADPASGSAALSVLKGVLSKGGAKVVDEHTVAFHLDAPNGNFPYYVSSDNYNAVILPANYAGGYEKTFIGTGPFKLEKYQPKVGASFVRNPDYWGDKALPQRVQFSFYADEQAQLLALQGHQADVMGTFTVQGGASILNNPDYKAVGVKSSAHRQIHMRNDSPLFKDKRVRQALALSLDRDVLVRGLFKGRAQLGNDSPFAPVFPSSDAGVAQRRIDVARAKQLLAQAGVPNGFDVTLTTEKYMEIPDLAVVVQNAAKAIGVRINLKVESQSLYYGAGTPGKSDWLDSPLGITDYGHRGVPNVFLNAPLTSNGTWNAAHFKNPQYDQLVAQFVAAVDLGSQKKIAGQIQTLLLDETPVIIPFFYDQLIAMRKGVNGVRFTALAQLYFDRAVLSA
- a CDS encoding ABC transporter permease, with the protein product MSTMAPPSVPSVSSGNAARVARFLATRVGLSLITLWLLSVIVFAGGQLLPGDIGRAVLGPLADARAVAALNHQLGADRPLMTQYVEWIAHFVRGDMGLSYAYREPVGPFIADALAHSAKLGLLAFIVVVPLGIAGGVWSAMHAGRWLDRTISIAGLSATVVPEFVSSIVLILVFGVWLRWLPIEASYPPDAGPLEQLRHLILPVLPLVLVFFGYIARMARAGTVEALDADYTRTAILKGLPRRVVIWRHVLRNALLPTITVAATQLGYMIGGLVVVETLFHYQGIGSLIYNAAKAKDFPMLEAGVLTIGVVYTVANLVADALHVLLNPRLRVRSAE
- a CDS encoding ABC transporter permease, yielding MSDVVPPSPGAPAPAPSAPPSPSPSPRPNAEPRFDQLRVLLRSPTFVVGVAIVAWWIVCALAGQWIVRIDPYASDPLNSLMPPDSTHWFGTDQLGRDVFSRVIVGARDILTIAPLATLLGTVAGTALGLIVGYFEGWVDNVVGRAIDAVLALPLVIVALLALAAVGASNFTVILVIGITFTPITARTVRAAVFAERHLDYVAAAQLRGERAPYIMFVEILPNVLPPIIVEATVRLGYAIFAVATLSFLGFGIQPPSADWGLALSESYTLMAGGAWWTVVFAAGAIASLVVGVNLIADSVQGVLDR
- a CDS encoding ABC transporter ATP-binding protein; protein product: MNGPPPSSFPAFDVSKSDRTDALTVVGLTVTYRMRGRDREVLQDVSFRVRRGEAYGLVGESGCGKSTVAMAALRYLPRNGKVKAGKIVIAGEDVQKLDADALRNLRANAISMVYQDPGRALNPSLTIARQVSEAFEAAGATRGEALQRTREMLQRVRIAAPDRVMESYPHQLSGGMQQRVVIAMALASNPALLILDEPTTGLDATVEAEVLDLVAQLREEFGTAVLFISHNLAVIGRMCERVGVLYAGKLVEEGATQDVFSRPRHPYTVGLLRCLPTEGRSKDSERLDTIAGSLPLPGSVTQGCIYAERCRLADDRCRREAPPPYRVNAAHGDQMSRCHYHERALELPRVGADGAVLERWEAMRGAGAGAGAGAGAGAGAGAGAGAGAGAGAGAGADNAEVTGATASAATGTRSDKDRPRPLVLRAANLSKTFHVSGAPLRAVDNVSIDLARGETLGLVGESGSGKTTLAKLMLGLLTPDAGSVLELDGAPLAARVTRRNDEQVKSLQIVFQNPDSALNRAHSVKRLIGRALSRLTALRGPAIDERLASLTADVRLPARYLGSRTRQLSGGLKQRVAIARAFAGEPRVVVCDEPTSALDVSVQAAILNLLADLQRERDVSYVFISHDLHVVRYLSDRIAVLYLGRLLEIGPARAVFDGPHHPYTEALLSSVPTLDAHGEALDDADAAGDARPRIRIRLSGDLPSAASPPSGCVFHTRCPRKLGAICEQQEPPFADADADADADADANVNGGGAAYPNAQASDIGAAAHRIRCHIPIDELRALQTAARGKPSSPPPGDRLNDAPDNAE
- a CDS encoding aldo/keto reductase → MTSDIASVSLPDGERIPKLGQGTWEMGEAPARRAAEIAALRCGIELGMTLIDTAEMYGDGATEQLLGEALAGLRDQVFLVSKVYPHNAGRRGVIAACEQSLKRLKTDRLDLYLLHWRGSVPLEETVEGFEALRRAGKIRHWGVSNFDTEDMEELFAVPGGDACATNQILYNVARRGPEFDLLPWLAARKLPAMAYSPVDHARLPRHSPLDEIAQARGLSVFQVALAWVLREPGVFAIPKTGRVERVKENHRASQLRLDDGELAALDAYFKPPRSKRPLEML
- a CDS encoding GntR family transcriptional regulator, whose protein sequence is MTSASEDRWRDLRPDPENDTPLYLQLARKLGAAIHENRWNAGEALPSERVLSEALGVSRITSRKAIALLVEQGLIRRTQGAGSFITPRYEDPLSRLSSFSEMLRRRGFTPSSKWLSRDILPANRDEVIQLGLSPAAAVTRLRRLRLADGIVMAVENSTFPAAVIPDPQAIGDSLYTYLEQRGLTIVRALQHFRAVNASDEIAQQMSIAPNDALLLITRVGYTADQRAIELTDTYCRNDYYDFVAELRK